A region from the Lolium perenne isolate Kyuss_39 chromosome 4, Kyuss_2.0, whole genome shotgun sequence genome encodes:
- the LOC127348635 gene encoding subtilisin-like protease, translating to MVFFTNVLLPLLLLAVLSPRPALSYINPAARIWPADATDTSSSRTYIVLVQPPQSNASEDVHRRWHESFLPSTLTGGSSETRLLHSYTEVFSGFAARLTEAEVDAVAKKPGFVRAFPDRKLQLATTHTSEFLGLKNGTGIWSSADYGKGVIIGLLDSGIYAAHPSFDDHGVPPPPARWKGSCSASRCNNKLIGAKSFVGGDSGDTVGHGTHTSSTAAGNFVTGASYKGVGAGTAAGIAPAAHIAMYKVCSDENCDSSAILAGLDEAVKDGVDVVSVSLGGDARISFEQDPLALGAFRAVSKGIIVVCAAGNNGPTPISVTNDSPWVLTVAAGSMDRSFAASVYLGDGRRINGEALNQLATKTSSPKRYPLLYSEVEHSCQFAGDFGSVPGKIVVCLATNTREQVSQIQSVMDAGAAGVILYNLGDIGYTTIVRDYNSSVVQVTSADGAVLVDYYATSAKNNNTAPSASVAYNNTLLGVRPAPVVAFFSSRGPSGLAPGILKPDVLAPGLNVLAAWPPKTTDSASTGPFNVISGTSMATPHVSGVVALLKSLHPDWSPAAIKSAILTTSDTVDNTGGPIFDEQHGKANACARGAGHVNPAKAADPGLVYDITADEFAGYICWLQSTHANATSTPLDSSLPCATLPKITTEQLNYPTITVPLRPTTFTVNRTVTNVGPAESTYTAKVEAPSTLTVHVSPETLSFSKAGEKKTFSVSVSGHSVTGQDLIAEGSLSWVSEKHVVRSPVVAVVRIGSPPPAPGRTSTQR from the coding sequence ATGGTGTTCTTTACCAATGTCCTGCTACCTCTTCTCTTACTCGCCGTCCTCTCCCCTAGGCCCGCACTATCCTACATCAATCCCGCTGCTAGGATATGGCCAGCTGATGCCACAGACACTTCTTCTTCTCGCACATACATTGTGCTCGTCCAGCCACCGCAATCCAATGCTAGCGAAGACGTGCACCGTCGCTGGCACGAGTCTTTCTTGCCGAGCACGCTCACCGGCGGCTCCAGCGAGACACGCCTCCTTCACTCCTACACCGAGGTCTTCAGTGGCTTCGCCGCGAGGCTTACCGAGGCCGAGGTCGACGCCGTGGCCAAGAAGCCAGGCTTCGTGCGCGCGTTCCCGGACCGGAAGCTGCAGCTCGCCACCACGCACACGTCCGAGTTCCTCGGGCTGAAGAATGGCACCGGGATCTGGAGCAGCGCCGACTACGGCAAGGGCGTGATCATCGGCCTGCTCGACTCCGGCATCTATGCGGCGCATCCTTCCTTCGATGATCACGGAGTCCCGCCGCCTCCGGCGAGATGGAAGGGCTCGTGCAGCGCCTCCCGGTGCAACAACAAGCTCATCGGCGCCAAGTCGTTTGTTGGAGGTGACTCCGGCGATACGGTGGGCCACGGAACGCACACCTCGTCCACGGCCGCCGGGAACTTTGTCACCGGCGCATCCTACAAGGGCGTGGGCGCAGGCACAGCGGCTGGAATTGCACCTGCCGCCCACATCGCCATGTACAAGGTGTGCAGCGACGAGAACTGTGACTCATCGGCCATATTAGCCGGCCTCGACGAGGCCGTCAAGGACGGGGTGGACGTGGTCTCGGTGTCTCTCGGAGGCGACGCGAGGATCAGCTTCGAGCAAGACCCCCTCGCACTCGGCGCCTTCAGAGCCGTATCAAAAGGCATCATCGTGGTGTGCGCCGCCGGCAACAACGGCCCCACGCCGATCAGCGTCACCAACGACTCGCCATGGGTGCTCACGGTCGCCGCCGGCTCCATGGATCGGAGCTTCGCCGCCAGCGTGTATCTTGGCGATGGCAGGCGCATCAACGGCGAAGCGCTCAACCAGCTGGCGACGAAGACGAGCTCACCAAAGCGGTACCCTCTGCTCTACTCCGAGGTAGAACATTCCTGCCAGTTCGCCGGTGACTTCGGTTCTGTCCCCGGGAAGATCGTGGTTTGCCTGGCCACCAACACGAGGGAGCAGGTGTCCCAAATTCAAAGCGTAATGGATGCTGGCGCCGCCGGCGTTATCCTCTACAACCTGGGAGACATCGGCTACACCACCATCGTCAGGGACTACAACTCCAGCGTGGTGCAGGTCACCTCCGCCGACGGGGCCGTCCTCGTAGACTACTACGCGACGTCGGCCAAGAACAATAACACGGCGCCGTCTGCCTCCGTCGCGTACAACAACACGCTGCTCGGCGTGCGTCCAGCGCCGGTCGTGGCCTTCTTCTCTTCCCGGGGTCCGAGCGGTCTCGCCCCGGGCATCCTCAAGCCGGACGTACTGGCGCCGGGGCTCAACGTCCTCGCGGCATGGCCCCCCAAGACGACGGACTCCGCGTCGACGGGGCCTTTCAACGTCATCTCCGGCACGTCCATGGCGACGCCGCACGTCAGCGGCGTCGTGGCGCTGCTCAAGAGCCTGCATCCTGACTGGTCTCCCGCCGCCATCAAGTCCGCCATCCTCACCACCTCCGACACCGTCGACAACACCGGTGGCCCCATCTTCGACGAGCAGCACGGGAAAGCCAACGCGTGCGCGAGAGGCGCCGGCCACGTGAACCCGGCGAAAGCTGCCGACCCTGGCCTTGTCTACGACATCACCGCCGATGAGTTCGCCGGCTACATCTGCTGGCTCCAGAGCACCCACGCCAACGCAACCAGTACTCCGCTGGACTCGAGCTTGCCATGTGCAACTCTGCCCAAGATCACGACAGAGCAACTCAACTACCCGACCATAACCGTGCCGCTGAGGCCCACAACGTTCACCGTGAACCGCACGGTGACCAACGTTGGCCCGGCGGAGTCCACCTACACAGCCAAGGTGGAAGCGCCATCAACACTGACGGTCCACGTCTCCCCGGAGACGCTCTCCTTCTCCAAGGCTGGCGAGAAGAAGACGTTCAGCGTATCGGTGAGCGGCCACAGCGTGACCGGACAAGATCTCATCGCGGAGGGGAGCCTAAGCTGGGTGTCCGAGAAGCACGTCGTTCGAAGCCCCGTCGTCGCCGTGGTTAGGATCGGCAGCCCTCCTCCTGCGCCTGGCAGGACGTCCACGCAGCGTTGA